The genome window GTACATCACTAAGAATGTGTCCAGATGGAGGGTTTATCAGGCCAGCAGAAAATACTATGcagctgtatatatatatttttctccctgaaatatctgaaggaagcaaaatggcagaaggaggagaaaacaaggaagggctgCAGGTTGACGTTAGTGCCTTCTGAAGCCCTTGTGAAATTCAGTGACCAAATGAGGGCAGCAGCCTCATCTGAAACTGCTGGTAGTGCTATGAAACAGCATTAGGGGGCAATTCAGTATAATTCAAGGGGCAATTCAGCAATAGATGAACTCTATGTTACTGATATGAAAATAGCATAGATCTGAAGGCAGTCACCAGACATAAATTTTGTGGACTTGAAATAGGGGTGTCTGATTGGAGAACAATTGGTATTTTGGATAATTATGAGGATAACCTGTCTCAATAACTTTGCCAGTGAAGGGTGATATACATGCAAATTATTGTTATGATGTCTCACTAGAAGTATAGTTACCTCTATTCAGCTGGGAGCTGAATATTTTCCTTGGTTATTTATGTTTAAATAGCCCTACATATTATCTGACATGGTGCAATGTACTAAACTGTGTATAGGGCTGCAGACTAGACAtggagacgaatataaaaacaaatcaggatattcgttaaatatccctgattcatcagatatttgttccttcatattcttggggtccagagaccgccaatgaatatgaagcaacaaatataacccttttatatttatcCATTCCCTACTGGGAATCTCACCCCCAGGGCTGgaggatggcttggttcccctttcctcctctttctatcCCTGtgcggcataagaagaggagggaagggatcaaagagggattgCTGTGGGATGGCTTTGGttcctgcctttccttctgttagcaagaggaggggaaatggaTTAAAGGGATCCCCCCAGCCTGTCTGCCTTTGGTAGTGGGCCggggctctctcttttttttagatAGCCCCATGGGGTCAAAAAAGAGAGACCCCCACgaatgacaaattgattcgtTGTTTGTTGGGTCACTGGGTGGCatggtttgtgggtcatcaagtttgaCGACCCATGAACCAAGACCAAGCGCCATTTGGgtgcttcgtccccatctctactgcagaCTAGAAGAACATATAAATGCCGcagattttcagaaaaaaagagacgTCAGTTGTAAACTGAATTATGAATCATGCTGAATTCAAATTGTGACTAGAATAATTATTAATAGAATAAATTGATAAAATTATTGAAAGTGTTTAATGGCTCAATTGCCACTGAATTATCACAACATTTCATTTCTAAATGTGTCTTAATCCTCACTGAAATTAGCACAACCTGAATCAATTGGGCTGGGATTAGGTAGATGGCACAATCCATCCTGGTCTCATCATCACCTTTGAGGTTGGTTAACTTGAGAAGTCATCTTTCCAAAGGTTTCTTGGTGAACATCAGAGCAGGGAAAAGATTTGAACTCAGACCTTTCTCATTGTAGAAGGCCCTGATCCTTCCTTAACTTCCACAGACCACTGAATCCATTTCTGTACCGAGTGCACCTAGGAGAATACGAGCTTCCCAGACCTGCAAAGACCATGATCTCCTCTGCCATCAGCCGGATTATCGTGTACCCACATTATGCTGGAGATGGACTCAGTGGCGACATTGCACTGGTTCAGCTGAAGGAGCCGGTCAATTTCTCCCGAACCATTATGCCCGTCTGCCTACCCAATATTTCAGATCCAGAACCCTTCCCTGCTGGGAAGTCGTGTTGGGTCACAGGGTGGGGCAACCTCTACCCAGATGGTAAGAAAGAACTTGGAGCTTTCTTTGTTCAGCTGTGTGTTTCTGGAAAGCAGTGTTGCTTCATGGtttcaggtacagtggaccctcgacttacaaacggctcaacttacagatttttcgagttataggcttctctggctgcaaaatttaggttcgacttgcagccggagaatcgacctacagaccagaaaaaaaccaaaatggaacaaaaacatccggttatggattaatcggttttcaatgcattgtaggtcaatggagcctcgacctacagacttttcgacctgcaaccACTggtccaatatggattaattccgtaagtagagggtccactgtaaaagggTATTGTGTTGCtgcaggagaaggggaaggagaacagGAAGCCCAAGCATAGTCGGAAACAATATCTGTGAAAGAAGATAGAGAACTGATAGGGAACTGGAGTAATTCCTAATTAATAAGAAAGTGGTGCTTGAGACTAGATATTTAGTCTGGACAGAATCAAAGAACAACTGTTAGGCCAGTAAACAAACCACACCTTATGAATTGGCAGTTCGTatccatctctagttatgagcTAGGCAAATGTTTGTTCCGAGCCAGATAGTTGCAAAAGTTAGCAGCATTGCTAATATTGAGATTGCTACGGAGAGCAGTGTGACATAGCCAACCTATTATTACATTCTGTAATAATCATTACACCCTGTAATAATcgcctcctttttctttcctcagctCCCTTCCTCACTAGGACCCTACAGGAGCTGGAGGTGCCAATCATAGGTGTAGAGGAGTGTGACCGAATGTATCACAATGACTCCTATTCTGACAGTGAGACTGAGACTGTACCCAAAGGCTACAGGCTGATTTATGAGGACATGATCTGTGCTGGGtttccagaaggaaagaaggactcCTGCCAGGTAAGAATGGTAGAGTCGTCAATCAGCAATGAGGAATATATACAGGATGTATGTATTTTCGGGTGGAGTGTGAAAAACACGTAATTGTATCCTGGTCAAAGAGGCAGGATAAGCAAAACTAATGATCATTAAAGTGATTACAGTATTGGTCCAGAACACatgattaataaaaatattagattgttctgggtttttcgggctctttggccgtgttcttaaggttgttcttcctgacgtttcaccagtctctgtggccggcatcttcagaggacagcaaggttgctgtcctctgaagatgccggccacagagaatggcgaaacatcaggaagagcaaccttcagaacacggccaaagagcctgaaaaacccagaacaaccattagatcccggccgtgaaagccttcgtgaatatataaaaatattagaaattaGTCTTTGGAAAATCTACCCAACTTTCCTACCACAACAGAAGCTGCCAAGGAAGCCTTATTCAACATTCAAAAGTAggcatgggctatttgtattttcTATccttggggatatgaatatgaatagtgaCACCAGAGGTGGCATGGAGGCCCATTGCCTCCTTCCAGTCCACTCACCAGTTGTCATGCAGCGCAGGGGTCCTTTGTCATCATTGTCATGCCAATCTGGGAAGGagcccagctggcacttccccgcctccccGTGCAGTCGAGTACTACAGAAAGGAGGCGGGAcgggagtctccccactcagctgatgaATGGTCGGCTGCGCAGGGAGGTGAGGAAATGCTGGCTGGACTCCTTCTCGGGttggcatgatgatgatgatgatgaaggaccCCAGCACTGTGCAGGTGAGTGgcctggctggttctgggggaagggaatgggcctgcacagcacctgtggtgccactattcatattccagggatatgaatatgagcTGGCCATGTctattcaaaagcatgcaaagctTTTGCCACCTGATGCCCTCAAGATGTGTTTGATTACAACTCCCCCTGCCAATGACCAGGCTGTCTGGaggtgatgggagatgtagtacaATGCCTCTGGAGGCTATCAGGTTGGAGAAGGCTCCTCTTAAAGCAATATCTACACATTATCACCAACTAACATTTGAACGAATGGGTTCCatatcaaaccaagcctgaactatctctggaggtgaaactattgaaactgaggctgtcctgctttggacacttcatgagaaagcaggattctctggaaaagatgagGCTGCTGgcaaaggcagaaggcagcagggaaaggtggagaacaaatacaagatgaattgaCTTCCTAAAGCAAGCCACATGTTTGAATTTGCAAGAGTGGAGCGGGGCTGCTATGGAGAGGACATTtaggagatcactcattcatgggacCGCCATAGGTTGAGGGtatcttgacagcacataacaacaacaacatctgctAAAGAAAACAACTTCTATTACCACTGCTAGTAATATTTTCTTATTCTGTGTATGGCAGGGCCTTTGAACTACTGTAACTAATTTTTGGGGGAGCAGAACTCAATTTAGGGAATGGTAAATATTGCATTTGTACCATCAGTTCACACTTGATAAACTTATATCGTATTTTATCTGTTCAGTTTTCATAACTCTAATGATCTGTGTCTTGGatgtttttctcctcccctcccctctttcttttgttttaaagggTGACTCTGGGGGACCTCTAGCCTGCAAAAAAAATGACACTTGGTTTCTGGCTGGAGTGGTCAGCTTTGGGTTGAGCTGTTCGGAACCGAACCGACCCGGAGTCTATACCCGAGTCAGCTCCTACATGGATTGGATTCAGCACACCATTGTGAAGAATACGGACTCTAGTGGCAACACACATCTTTCAAATGCAAATTCTAGCAGCCTCTTGGTTTTGCTCCTTCTTGTGGGTGCTTTGCCCACTTGGGCCCTTTAGCGTGACTGATCTGAAACTGGCTAAAAGCAAGATTAAAATGAAAGTTCTGTATCACATGTATTGCATAGTATTATATCCCTCCTAAATTCTAGTGATGcctgtaaacaaacaaatgtgtttgATATGATGGAacgtatagaatcatagaataattggattggaaggggcctataaggccatcgagtccaaacccctgctcaatgcaagaatccaagtcaaagcagatctgacagctggttgtccaattttctctcttaTGCCTGTACTTAAGGACACAACCTGCTATGGGTTTATCTTGGTAACAATGATAGTTACTCTAGTAATTTAATTTCATCTGAAATGCAAGCTAAGTATTTTTTttatactgaaataaatgttttgaaaaagaagaaatctaTGGACAGGATCCGGCTGTAGATATCTGGTGCTGGAACAGAAGAATCCGTCTCTTCTCCAtttcaggtgataccaaaaccaGCTCTGGAAGACTGCAAACTCTACCAGACATAGTTGTTTGGCTATACAAAGAGCTACAGGCGGAATGGGAAGGGCAGAAAGTCCCTAAAGTTCTCTTTGCAAAACACTGAATTTAGCTCAATGTATTTCCTCATCATAGCCATTAAAAAAGGAGGCAAGGCCTTTATGACTAATAAATAAGCACAGCTGGGCATCATCAGTGATACATTCCACTTAttgtctggaagttgaatcatcataaccaactctcctcagaatgAAGAAGCTACTGAGTGGTGaaaagtttcaacctaataagaaaaaagtccatttgccatgactgaacttccagataacctcacctggatgactgagaagcttcacagatatattcacagttcaaataaatttattgtcattgtaagtatatacatagtacaGTATACACATATAACAAAATTCACCCAGACACTCAAAGGCCAGacctacatgcacacacataaaaaatcccccaaacactccccacccactaaaaatcccccaatAAGAACACAAACATTTGCACCGCAGGctaaataacactgtccaactgttcgctgctggtggtctttaagttcattattaagtgcaattatagctctgggataaaaactattcagaaaacgtgtggtccgagtcttaattgttctgtatcttctcccagacggcaacagttcaaaaaagttgagggcaggatgggaaaagtctctaaggatgttgtgtgatttcctcagacagcgggatgtgaagatgtcatccagggttgatagctggagcccgatgatattctgggcaattttaatggttctctgtagagcttttttgtccactacacaGGTGCTCCCAAACCATacaagaatgccataggttaggacactctcaatggtgctacaatagtaggacagaagtaaatgctgagataaatttaacttcctgagcattctcaggaaatacagcctcttctgtgccttcttcactagcatgttggcatttataatccatgagaggtcctctgagatgtaagaagccactggcaatggtgcggctaaaaaatattgtaaataaataaatataaataaataagtgcccagaaatttaaaactaccaaccctctccactttctcgccatttatgtacagtggtaaatgtacatttctcttcctcctaaaatcaattatgagttctttagttttttgatgttaagtgtgagatgattttctttacaccaaagtatcaacctttgtacttcctttctataagcagactcattgttcttatttatgagccccaccactgtcgtattaTCCGCAAACTTAATAATtgcgttggtgttatacagtggggtgcaatcatgtgtgtggagggaatagaggaagggacttagcacacagccctggggagctcctgtacttagtaccaaggtagaagaatggtgagatcctatCCTTACTGATTGtagcctatctgtcagaaagtcaaTCTTCTGAGGTagtcccaggttgatcattttaaaaaacaacctattgggtagaatggtattaaaagcagaactATAATCCAAAAACAATAGCCTCGCATaaattccctgttgttctaagtgactcAATACAGTAGGGAGAATAATGGAcatagcatcatcagtagatctatttctcctatATGGAAATTGCcaagggtccaaagaaggtggaagactagccttaatgtaatccagcaccaatctctcaaaacatttcataataacagatgtaaagctactggtctatgatcattgagagataccacaccAGTATGCAAGCACAGATAATAGTTAAATTTATTGCCTGGAATCCATAACCTAATGCCACCTAAGGCCAATGATGGCATCAGCAATGGAGAATGTGACAGGAGCAACTCAGTTCAGAGGCTGGTAGCAAGTCCGGCATACAGGAAGTTTCAGAttcagtccctgacagccacacttaaaaagctgctggaaaaaggagtttgCAGGAACAATACCCCactaaaaacaaaatcaacaccaacaacacgttcaaagcaataagtcacaacagtccattcaaaatCCCAATTCAGGCAGCAAATCAATAAGGGAAAGCTTGACTGAagaagaaggtctttgcctgcttatgaaaggacagcaaagatggggcacgTCTGGCTTccagtaggagggagttccaaaggctgggggcatctttgaaacacagctgcatgtttgatagtgcagggatggtgttaaaatactggtatgtgtttcaaacacttggGTCTTCTTTAAATTGGCTTCTTAcactatctttttcatggcaagtacaagaaaaaaaatgtccaaaaagaggcaaatagAGCGAGAGAG of Pogona vitticeps strain Pit_001003342236 chromosome 6, PviZW2.1, whole genome shotgun sequence contains these proteins:
- the LOC110086487 gene encoding serine protease 33, with amino-acid sequence MLSLYCCQIVLLFLFLQGAENTPAQTACGRPKVHSPRIVGGRKAEEGEWPWQVSIRENRLHVCGGSLISSQWVLTAAHCFDGPLNPFLYRVHLGEYELPRPAKTMISSAISRIIVYPHYAGDGLSGDIALVQLKEPVNFSRTIMPVCLPNISDPEPFPAGKSCWVTGWGNLYPDAPFLTRTLQELEVPIIGVEECDRMYHNDSYSDSETETVPKGYRLIYEDMICAGFPEGKKDSCQGDSGGPLACKKNDTWFLAGVVSFGLSCSEPNRPGVYTRVSSYMDWIQHTIVKNTDSSGNTHLSNANSSSLLVLLLLVGALPTWAL